In one window of Planctomycetota bacterium DNA:
- a CDS encoding DUF1080 domain-containing protein: MIRGRLVGSLPWQATVALVLVAVGSGARGARADQPWRKLFNGKDLAGWTPKIRGEAVGVNYGDTFRVEDGVIKVVYDPAKYPSFGEKFGHLFHDEAFSRYRLRVEYRFTGTQCPGGPGWAVRNSGVMLHGEDPRGMALAQDFPASIEVQFLGGAAMGERTTANLCTPGTNVFMGGKLFTPHCTNSTSATYRGDQWVTVEIEVDGATRIRHAIDGKTVLEYEQPQLDERDPHAKELIAGQGGDKLLARGTISLQSESHPVEFRTVEIQLLD, encoded by the coding sequence ATGATCCGTGGTCGACTCGTCGGGTCGCTGCCGTGGCAGGCGACAGTCGCGCTGGTGCTTGTCGCGGTGGGCTCCGGGGCGCGCGGCGCGCGTGCCGATCAGCCGTGGCGGAAGCTGTTCAACGGCAAGGATCTCGCCGGCTGGACGCCGAAAATCCGCGGCGAGGCGGTCGGCGTGAACTATGGCGACACGTTTCGCGTCGAGGACGGCGTCATCAAGGTGGTGTACGACCCGGCGAAGTACCCGTCGTTCGGCGAGAAGTTCGGCCACCTGTTCCACGACGAGGCGTTCTCGCGCTACCGGCTCCGGGTCGAGTACCGGTTCACCGGCACGCAGTGCCCCGGTGGCCCCGGCTGGGCGGTGCGCAATTCGGGCGTCATGCTCCATGGGGAGGATCCACGCGGGATGGCGCTGGCCCAAGACTTCCCGGCGTCGATCGAGGTCCAGTTCCTCGGCGGGGCGGCGATGGGCGAGCGGACGACCGCCAATCTCTGCACGCCGGGGACCAACGTCTTCATGGGGGGCAAGCTGTTCACGCCGCATTGCACCAACTCCACGTCGGCGACCTACCGCGGCGACCAGTGGGTCACCGTCGAGATCGAGGTCGACGGGGCGACGCGGATCCGCCACGCGATCGACGGCAAGACGGTGCTCGAGTACGAGCAGCCGCAACTCGACGAACGTGATCCCCACGCCAAAGAACTGATCGCGGGGCAGGGAGGCGACAAGCTCCTCGCGCGCGGCACGATCTCGCTGCAGTCGGAGAGCCACCCGGTGGAATTCCGCACCGTCGAGATCCAATTGCTCGACTGA
- a CDS encoding aldehyde dehydrogenase family protein, with amino-acid sequence MATVTAPRAVVRPQIRQTQLFIGGQWVPARSGKTFTTFDPATEEAIADVAEGDAADVEAAVKAARKAFDEGPWPRMDARERGRIMLRLCDLIEGEIDELAALESLDNGKPVNDARLGDIPLALDCLRYYAGWADKIHGQTIPINGNYFCYTRREPVGVAGQIIPWNFPILMTAWKWGPALAAGCTIVMKPAEQTPLTCLRLARLAQKAGIPDGVINVVPGYGPTAGAAIVKHPGIDKVAFTGSGETAQIIMRQAADQLKRLTFELGGKSPNIVFADADMEAAAAGAHVGIYLNQGQCCCAGSRLFVEDSIHDAFVARVVAASRQRRVGDPRDPATEQGPQVDKAQFDKIMGYIESGKREGATCATGGKRVGDRGFFIEPTVFTDVKDEMAIARDEIFGPVLSVLRFSDMEELVRRANATTFGLAAAVWTRDVARAHDVARRLRAGTVWVNCYDVFDAAAPFGGFKQSGFGRELGERGLEPYLETKTVTVSLAPPSR; translated from the coding sequence ATGGCCACCGTCACCGCTCCTCGGGCCGTCGTCCGGCCCCAGATCCGTCAGACGCAGCTGTTCATCGGCGGCCAGTGGGTGCCGGCCCGCAGCGGCAAGACATTCACGACGTTCGACCCCGCGACCGAGGAGGCGATCGCCGACGTCGCCGAGGGGGACGCCGCCGACGTCGAGGCGGCCGTGAAGGCGGCACGAAAGGCGTTCGACGAGGGCCCGTGGCCGCGGATGGACGCCCGCGAGCGCGGCCGGATCATGCTCCGGCTGTGCGATCTGATCGAGGGGGAAATCGACGAACTGGCGGCGCTCGAGAGCCTCGACAACGGCAAGCCGGTGAACGACGCCCGCCTGGGCGACATCCCGCTGGCCCTCGATTGCCTGCGCTACTACGCCGGCTGGGCCGACAAGATCCACGGCCAGACGATCCCGATCAACGGCAACTACTTCTGCTACACGCGCCGCGAGCCGGTCGGTGTCGCCGGGCAGATCATCCCCTGGAACTTTCCGATCCTGATGACGGCGTGGAAGTGGGGCCCGGCCCTGGCGGCGGGCTGCACGATCGTGATGAAGCCGGCGGAGCAGACGCCGCTGACCTGCCTGCGGCTGGCACGCCTGGCACAGAAGGCGGGGATTCCCGACGGCGTGATCAACGTCGTCCCCGGCTACGGGCCGACCGCGGGGGCGGCGATCGTCAAGCACCCCGGCATCGACAAGGTGGCGTTCACCGGGTCGGGTGAGACGGCGCAGATCATCATGCGGCAGGCCGCCGACCAACTGAAGCGGCTGACGTTCGAGCTCGGCGGCAAGAGCCCCAACATCGTGTTCGCCGACGCCGACATGGAGGCGGCCGCGGCCGGGGCGCATGTCGGCATCTACCTCAACCAGGGGCAGTGCTGCTGCGCCGGCTCGCGGCTGTTCGTCGAGGATTCGATCCACGACGCGTTCGTCGCGCGGGTCGTGGCGGCGAGCCGGCAGCGCCGCGTCGGCGATCCGCGCGACCCGGCCACCGAGCAGGGGCCGCAGGTCGACAAGGCGCAGTTCGACAAGATCATGGGCTACATCGAGTCCGGGAAGCGCGAAGGGGCGACCTGCGCGACCGGAGGCAAGCGCGTCGGCGACCGCGGCTTCTTCATCGAGCCGACGGTGTTCACCGACGTGAAGGACGAGATGGCGATCGCCCGCGACGAGATCTTCGGCCCCGTGCTCTCCGTGCTCCGCTTCTCCGACATGGAGGAGCTCGTGCGGCGCGCCAACGCCACCACGTTCGGTCTGGCCGCGGCCGTGTGGACGCGCGACGTGGCGCGGGCCCACGACGTGGCCCGCCGGCTCCGGGCCGGCACGGTGTGGGTCAACTGCTACGACGTCTTCGACGCCGCGGCGCCGTTCGGCGGCTTCAAGCAGTCGGGCTTCGGCCGCGAGCTCGGCGAGCGCGGCCTCGAGCCCTACCTCGAGACGAAGACCGTCACCGTGAGCCTCGCGCCGCCGTCGCGGTAG